The nucleotide sequence TAATCGACTTTGTAAGCAACAACGACAGACCCTTTAAAGATCGCCACAACTTCTTCCAAAACAGTTTTACCGTCAGCGTGATAGTCACCTTGCAACACAGTGTCCATCCAGATGAAGGCTTGCTTGTCAGAGATGCGCTCAAGTCTTTCGAACTGGAACTTTGTCAGGAAGGAATCACGCACACCGTTGGTGTAGATGATTCTTTCGCGGTAAGGCTTTGCGCATTCTGCAGATTTGCAGACGGTTTTGTAGTCTTCGATCAAGTCATAGAATTTGTTCGCGCCCACGAATTGCTTGTCAGCAAAGGCATTGAAGGAAATCAGATTTACGGCCAACAAAAGGCCCGTCATCAGCTTTTTCATAAAAAGTCTCCGTTTAGGTGGACCTTGTATAACTCCGGCCCGGGAGTTTGTATAATTTAAAATGCGGAACTGCTGGCTAGATACTTTGATTCACCGTTTCCGCAAGGACGCGTTTCAGGATCTTGCCACTGTCGCCTTTGGGAAGGCTTGGCAAAAACACGAAATGCTTGGGAATTTTGAATTTAGCAAGGTTCTGAACGCAGTGCTGGTGCAGGGTTTCCGGCGTCAGGTCATTGCTGCTGCGAACCACAAAGGCCTTTCCAACCTCGCCCCATTTGTCGTCCGGAACGCCAATGACGGCGGCTTCCAGAACCCCTGGGTGGGTGCGCAGTATCTGCTCAACCTCTGGAGGATAAACATTTTCGCCGCCGGAAATGAACATGTCTTTTTTGCGGCCAACGACGTAGTAATATCCTTCTTCATCGCGACGGACCAGATCACCGGTGTATAGCCAGCCTTCCTTGATGGTGTCTTGCGTGGCCTTTTCGTTGTGCCAGTAGCCCTGCATGATCATCGGACCGCGCAATAACAATTCGCCCACCTGATTCGCTCCCAGTTCGCGGCCTTCGGGGTCGACAACTTTGGCTTCAGTATAGAAATTAGGAAAACCGATAGAGCCGATTTTGCGAAGGGCGTCTTCTTCATTCAAAGAAAACACATTCGGGCCAAACTCGGTCAGGCCGTAACCCTGGCGCACCGGAACGCCTTTTTGATCCCAGGTCTTGATCAGCTCCAAAGGCATGGGTTCGCCGCCGACAATGGCATAGCGGATGTTTTCTAAGTTGGTGTCGGTGAAGCGCGGGGATCTTGCCATCATTTCCATGGTGGTCGGAACGCCAAACAGCAATGTCGCTTTTTCTTTTTCACTTAAAGACAAAATCTGTTCAGCGTCGAATTTTTTCAAGAACACGACTTTGGCACCACGATGAATGAACGGCGTCGTCAAAACATTCCAGCCACCGGTGTGGAAGAACGGCAAAAAGATCACCGTGCAGTCGGTTTGCGAGATATTTAATCGCAAGGTTGTGTTGATCGAGTTCCAGAAGATCATTTTGTAAGTCAGGATGGCGCCTTTCGGGGAACCAGTTGTGCCTGACGTGTAAAGGATCATCGCCGGGTCATTTTCCTTGGGCACAAAAGGAACTTCCCCCTGTGCTGGCGGGCTTAGCAGGTCCGCAGCGAAGCTGTCTGGTCCCTGCATTAGATAGTGTCTGGTGCCGGGAAGGTTTTCGACGATGTCGCGATACGTTTCCTGGAACAGAACCAGCTTTGGGGAAGAGTCGGTGATGATGTGGTTGACCTCTCGCTGGGTCAGTCGGAAGTTGACTGGAACCATGATGGCACCCAGGCGTTGCAAGGCAAAGAACAGGAACACATATTCCAGCTCGTTGGTGGCCAGAACCGCCACGCGATCGCCTTTGCAGATGCCAAATTTTTCGTGCAGCACGTGTGCTCCGGCATTGGCCAGATCAAAAAATTCAGCATAGGACAATTCACGGCCCGTATCGCCATCTTTAATGGCGATATTTTTCGGTGAATAAAGCTTCCAGCGTTTCAGCCAATCCAGTTCCATCATTACCTTCTCGTGGATTAAGTGTCGTATCCCCATTCCAGAGCCAGTGCAGCCATGCTCATACCACCGCCAGAGCCCAACATAAAGACCAAGTCGCCTTTTTTCATTTTTTTCTGGTTGGCTGCATCCGCCACCGCCATGCCGATGCTGGCAGAGCCGGTATAACCAAAGCGGTCCATCACGTAGTGAGCGCGATCCCGCGGCAGCTCCAATTTATCCAGCGTTTCGTAAATGCTTTGCACGTTGAACTGGGTGATGAAGAAGTGCTTGATATCAGAAGGCTTCTTCTGGATGCGATCCAACAAAATATTAGTCAGACGCGGCCAGTGAATGCCGTTGGTTTCAGGGGGAATGCGTTTAGGGAAGGTCAGCAGGTGACCTTTGTTTTCTACAACCTGGTGGGTGACCGGCTGGGCGGTGCCTCCGGCATAGATGCCCATATAGTCATGATACTGACCATCGGTGTACATCTGACTGTCGATGAATCCTGAATTGTCTTTGGATGGCTGCAGAATCACCGCACCCGCGCCATCGGCGAACAGGGAGGCAATTTTGTAATCATCAAAGTTCAGATACTTGGACATCGCATAGGCGCCCACCACCAGAACATTTTTGTATTTGCTGTCAGCGAAAATATATTTGGAAGCGATATCACAACCCACAACAAAACCCGCGCACGCGGTGTTGATGTCATAAGTTCCTGCATTCACTGCACCCAGGCGGTAAGCCACCACCGAGGCGGTGGACGGGGAAAGATAATCGGGTGTGTCGGTAGAGACAATAATAAGATCCAGATCTTTCGCCGTGATGCCGGCGGTTTTCATTGCCTGTTCGGCAGCGGGCAGAATCAAATCAGACGTGCGCTGATCTTCAGTCATCCAGCGGCGTTCCTTGATGTTGCGGTTTTCCGCTAGGAAGGTTCCGATGTCTTTTTTGTAAAGATCATTGAAATATTGATTGGTGATCACACGCTCAGGCGCGTACATCCCGGTCCCTGCAATTGTCGCTTTTCTTGTCGTTGTCATCATTTAATCCTTTGCGATTTCGCTTATCTACAATTCAATTTCGCAACTTTGGCAAGAAAAGAAATTTAGAGCATTAACTCTATACTCCGAGCGAAAAAGTGCTTTTTCCTTTGACGGACCGGGGGCCTGTCGGGGTACTTCAAGTGCATGACAAATATTAATTTCGATTTCAAAAACAAAAATGCCATCGTAACCGGCGGAGCGTCCGGAATCGGTTTTCAAATCACTAAAAGCTTTTTGGAAGCCGGTGGAAATGTTTCCATCTGGGATTATTCTGAAGCAGCTTTGCAAACTGCCAAATCTGAATTTGCAAAATACGGATCTCAGATTCACATCGCGCAAGTTGATGTGGGCAATCGTGATTCCGTAGCGAAAGCCGCGGCG is from Bdellovibrio bacteriovorus str. Tiberius and encodes:
- a CDS encoding ketoacyl-ACP synthase III, with the translated sequence MMTTTRKATIAGTGMYAPERVITNQYFNDLYKKDIGTFLAENRNIKERRWMTEDQRTSDLILPAAEQAMKTAGITAKDLDLIIVSTDTPDYLSPSTASVVAYRLGAVNAGTYDINTACAGFVVGCDIASKYIFADSKYKNVLVVGAYAMSKYLNFDDYKIASLFADGAGAVILQPSKDNSGFIDSQMYTDGQYHDYMGIYAGGTAQPVTHQVVENKGHLLTFPKRIPPETNGIHWPRLTNILLDRIQKKPSDIKHFFITQFNVQSIYETLDKLELPRDRAHYVMDRFGYTGSASIGMAVADAANQKKMKKGDLVFMLGSGGGMSMAALALEWGYDT
- a CDS encoding acyl-CoA synthetase, yielding MMELDWLKRWKLYSPKNIAIKDGDTGRELSYAEFFDLANAGAHVLHEKFGICKGDRVAVLATNELEYVFLFFALQRLGAIMVPVNFRLTQREVNHIITDSSPKLVLFQETYRDIVENLPGTRHYLMQGPDSFAADLLSPPAQGEVPFVPKENDPAMILYTSGTTGSPKGAILTYKMIFWNSINTTLRLNISQTDCTVIFLPFFHTGGWNVLTTPFIHRGAKVVFLKKFDAEQILSLSEKEKATLLFGVPTTMEMMARSPRFTDTNLENIRYAIVGGEPMPLELIKTWDQKGVPVRQGYGLTEFGPNVFSLNEEDALRKIGSIGFPNFYTEAKVVDPEGRELGANQVGELLLRGPMIMQGYWHNEKATQDTIKEGWLYTGDLVRRDEEGYYYVVGRKKDMFISGGENVYPPEVEQILRTHPGVLEAAVIGVPDDKWGEVGKAFVVRSSNDLTPETLHQHCVQNLAKFKIPKHFVFLPSLPKGDSGKILKRVLAETVNQSI